The following proteins come from a genomic window of Phnomibacter ginsenosidimutans:
- a CDS encoding DUF6691 family protein: MRMSRYIFVGMLLGFILYKSEAVSWFRIYEMFRFQSFHMFGIIGSAIVSGIIIVQIVKRRHVKNVEGNEITFNDKNKTIYRYLIGGFIFGVGWALAGACPAPMFILLGSGKTVFIVYLIAAMTGTYLYGVLRPKLPH; this comes from the coding sequence ATGAGAATGTCTCGTTACATATTCGTAGGCATGCTGCTGGGTTTCATTTTGTACAAAAGCGAAGCCGTATCCTGGTTCCGCATTTATGAAATGTTCCGCTTTCAGAGCTTCCACATGTTTGGCATCATTGGCTCCGCCATTGTTTCCGGCATCATCATTGTACAAATCGTGAAGCGCCGCCATGTCAAAAACGTGGAAGGCAACGAAATCACCTTCAACGATAAAAACAAAACCATTTACCGCTACCTCATTGGTGGATTCATATTTGGTGTGGGTTGGGCCTTGGCAGGTGCCTGTCCGGCCCCCATGTTCATATTGCTGGGTAGTGGCAAAACTGTGTTTATTGTGTATTTGATAGCCGCCATGACGGGTACTTACCTCTATGGCGTACTGCGGCCAAAGCTGCCTCATTAA
- a CDS encoding YeeE/YedE family protein — MLDFLIQVRDFIAQPWPWYVAGPMLALVMFILLYFGHEFGISDNFRLMCAADGADKMNDFFKINWQTGEWNLLVALGAVFGGYMVSHYFLGDQGNITHISDATVASLQEIGVKVEQGKVPMVPEFVGWDALLTWQGWLMLAGGGLFVGFGSRYAGGCTSGHAISGLSALQLPSLIAVVGFFAGGLLVTYFVLPLLFPL, encoded by the coding sequence ATGCTCGATTTTCTCATTCAGGTAAGAGACTTCATAGCTCAACCCTGGCCCTGGTATGTAGCAGGCCCAATGCTGGCATTGGTGATGTTCATCCTGCTGTATTTCGGTCACGAATTCGGCATCTCCGACAACTTCCGCCTCATGTGTGCGGCCGATGGTGCCGACAAGATGAACGACTTTTTCAAAATCAACTGGCAAACAGGTGAGTGGAACCTGCTGGTGGCATTGGGTGCCGTATTTGGCGGCTATATGGTGTCGCATTATTTCCTTGGCGATCAGGGCAACATTACCCATATCAGCGATGCTACGGTGGCCAGCCTGCAAGAAATAGGAGTGAAAGTTGAACAGGGCAAAGTACCCATGGTACCCGAGTTTGTGGGCTGGGATGCATTGCTGACCTGGCAGGGTTGGCTCATGCTGGCGGGTGGTGGTTTGTTTGTGGGCTTTGGTTCCCGCTATGCTGGTGGCTGTACTTCGGGCCACGCTATTAGTGGTTTGAGTGCATTGCAACTACCATCGCTGATTGCGGTGGTGGGCTTTTTTGCCGGCGGCTTGTTGGTTACCTATTTCGTGTTACCCCTTTTGTTCCCCCTCTAA